The Oligoflexus sp. genome contains the following window.
CGCACCCACGGCTTCGGGGGGCTTTTTGGCAAAAAATCGCGAGGCCCAGGACCCCAGGATCAAAGACCCGAGAGTCAAACCCGCTGCGATTCCCAGAACATGCTTTCGCTTCACGTTTCAGCTCCTTTATCCTGGCCCATGCTGCGCTGGATTTCCTTGAATTTCTGCCCCATCGCCTTAAGATGGGGGCGGAATGATATCGCCCCTGCGGCCAGCCGCTTTGATTTGAGTGATGTCAGTATAGCAATTTTGGAGAAGTGATACCTATGGACTCAAGCACGCTGATCACTTTAATGGCGGAAGTTGAACGCGTTTTGAAACATGACCGACTCTTCGGTTCGCTGCATCGCATTGAAACCACAGATAACGATGAGCTGATCCTGAGCTGGGACAACGCCGCCCTGCGCCCGAAGTCCAAAGCCAATCCCGGTCCTTACCTGCGATTTATGGAAGACCTGGCTGATTGTCTGGCTGACTTTGGTTACTGCTTCGCTGCCGATGAAGAGGCCAGCGAAAACCAGCGTAACAATTATCTCCTGATCGTGGCTGAAGACGACGAGGACTTTGAAGATTAAGACGAGCCCGCTCACCCTTCCCCGCTGATCCGTGACCGTGACACCATCACGGCTCAGCCATTTTCCCCCAGCCCTTCTTAAGTTTGGACAAGTTTTTGCTACCCTCACGCAGCAGGTGCCTATGCCTGAAAGGAGTAGCTCGTGAAAGAAGTCTATGGTCCTCATCTTTGGCAGATCCGCGTGGTGCGGGATCTTGTTCTGATTGCCGTTGTGATCGCCTTTTTCAATTTTGTGAGGTGGCTCTGGCCCATCTTCATGCCGATCTTCGTGGCACTTCTTTTGGCCTATCTCTTCAATCCCACCCTGCATAAAGCGAGGTCCCGTTGGAACTGGTCCCGCCCCCTGACGGCCGGCATGATCATAGGCGCCGCCACCCTGATCCTGATTGGATTCTTCGTCTGGCTCTGGCCGATCGCCGCGGAACAGGCGCGCGGGCTTGCGGAAAAGCTGCCGCAATACCTTCAAACCCTGGCCGAGCGCACCAACATCCCCATCGGTGACGTCAATGGTCAGCTGCAAAAACTCGTCTCGGGTCAGCCCGGCGAAGCCAACCCGGATCTTGTGAAAGAGGTTTTATCCCGCAGCGGCCGCGCCTATGAGATCATCAAAAATGTGGTCGGCGCCACCAGCTATGCAATGCTGCTCTTTCTTCTGATCCCCATCTATTTCTTTTTCTTCGCCTGGCACTTTGATGAAATGATCCGATACTTCGATCGCTTTATCCCCGTGAGCCAGCGCAGTCGCGTGGAAAAAATCGTTCGCAAAATGGATCAGGCGACAGCCACGTTTTTCCGCGGCCGTGTTTTGGTCTCGCTGATGGTGGCCGTGCTCTATTCAGTGGGCTGGTGGCTCGCCGATGTTCCCTACTGGTTTATCCTGGGAACCCTGGCTGGAGCCTTGAATGTCATTCCCTTTGCTTCAGGCGTTTTCTGGCCGGTCGCTGTGCTGGCGAAATACTTGGATACTTTGGGCGGTGATGGAGGAGCCAGCCTGGTTGCGATTCTGGTCTGGCCCAGCGTCGTCTTCTTTGTCGTTCAGTTCCTGGAAGGCTGGGTGCTGAGTCCCTGGGTGCAGAGTGATCAGATGGATATGAGCGCGGCGACTGTCCTGATCGTGGTCTTTATCGGTGGCGAGATCGCTGGTTTCTTTGGCCTCTTGCTGGCGATTCCGGTGGCGGCCTGCCTCAAGATACTTTTTGAAGAGGTGGTCGAACCACGCATG
Protein-coding sequences here:
- a CDS encoding AI-2E family transporter gives rise to the protein MKEVYGPHLWQIRVVRDLVLIAVVIAFFNFVRWLWPIFMPIFVALLLAYLFNPTLHKARSRWNWSRPLTAGMIIGAATLILIGFFVWLWPIAAEQARGLAEKLPQYLQTLAERTNIPIGDVNGQLQKLVSGQPGEANPDLVKEVLSRSGRAYEIIKNVVGATSYAMLLFLLIPIYFFFFAWHFDEMIRYFDRFIPVSQRSRVEKIVRKMDQATATFFRGRVLVSLMVAVLYSVGWWLADVPYWFILGTLAGALNVIPFASGVFWPVAVLAKYLDTLGGDGGASLVAILVWPSVVFFVVQFLEGWVLSPWVQSDQMDMSAATVLIVVFIGGEIAGFFGLLLAIPVAACLKILFEEVVEPRMLQRAATT